A genomic stretch from Aedes albopictus strain Foshan chromosome 2, AalbF5, whole genome shotgun sequence includes:
- the LOC115259409 gene encoding uncharacterized protein LOC115259409 translates to MDKDGHVDGSRGDHVQESNCADCQRPDSAEDMVQCDQCDVWKHYTCAGVNDSVASRSFVCGNCTARQSAVDRSTADQSAIDLISVRSGSSRTSTTSAFSICLSQLVERQKLERVRVELELQRRHLDEQQQLIDKVVDGEETASHRSGGLPSGAKGAANNELAPPSSKALPTPPPPGAPLASAAGRSKQSTVETTNSTAPLMVTIPLSALDSSTVESLKLRKNPLDAFRNRVEQCEIRANPTPEQEDSSVVVSIPLSALDPRTVESLKARKDPQTALRELRNRVEQCEHRANPTPEELADLRAQVEICRTLLEGFQTSAEPSKAARRPETSNLRQAKLQYLTPAANSTRVDKQTGAIPKASRTLPVVVENELNLSLAGAVGGTDTSKDIWPLKMPASQTSCAPVSQSIAALETRPIDAGPSGKRQALNNSVNTNEYSSNNCPTTNNPTTREQPRFDARPGESHSLLTNSHEQPRESFARSGDATLFSSQFEQNSTHLQTRNLNSRAVDSSLPPRHLSNSQAIPHPDPVRPTQQQLAARQSLAKELPRFTGDPTEWPIFISNYRYTTDACGYTDGENMLRLQRSLSGPALETVRSRLVLPAAVPQVIETLRLRFGRPELLINALLRKVREIPAPKSDRLEGLIGFGMAVQALCDHIEAANERAHLSNPSLLQELVAKLPADQRMMWAGYKRGFQDVNLRTFGDYMAAVVRDATSVTTFEPEQKRINARDRPKHKGFVNSHATETAGTRDSSHDSKETPKQFNCAHCNKSGHRLRDCNAFTQLKVDDRWRRIRELKLCQSCLFSHGRRACRIRKVCEIDGCQYSHHKLLHSSAGPPKPSAPQIQVAEHHTHRQPTSSTLFRIIPVTLHGVSGSIDTFAFLDEGSDMTLVENDLVTSLGIQGTPLPLCLRWTGNTSRTEKGSQQVTIEIAGMGQKKRHKLLNARTVNNLGLPSQTFRMDEAERIHQHLKGIPVSSYENVVPRILIGIDNLRLAVPLKVREGEGTAPVAVKTRLGWCVYGPQGCNNRESYSFHICECSCDDTLHEAVKEFFAVEAAGAGPVDIPLTLEEERALTTLEQTTRRVGNRFETGLIWKQDNVEFPDSYSMAVRRLECLERRMDRNPELKENLHRQVSEYEAKGYAHKTTKAEMKAADPRRVWYLPVGAVINPKKPGKIRVIWDAAAKVDGVSLNSQLLKGPDQLSSLPAVLFRFRQYGVAVSSDIQEMFHQIRIREEDKHSQRFLWRAKPSDEPTVYLMDVATFGSTCSPASAQFVKNLNAEQHREQYPEAASAIIDDHYVDDYLTSFGSEEEAAKVARDVRHVHGNGGFKLHNWRSNSSRVLEQLDEVQSEADKVLNLVDGGKSERVLGMLWSPSADELSFSTQLSEEVQTLIQTGTRPTKRQVLRCVMTLFDPLGLLSPFIIHGRVLIQDLWREGTEWDEQISDDVNKKWKRWIQMIGYIAEIRIPRCYFHQATRETYQNSEYHVFVDASGEAYSCAIYLRTIDDRGEPRCCLVAAKSKVAPIKPWSIPKLELQGCVLGVRWSKFVKENHSLPISKMVFWCDATVPLGWIKADPRNYRQFVSFRVGEILEHTTANQWRWVPSKDNPADEATKWGSGPYFDPESKWFHGPTFLGLPETEWPRPKQRVTAPTEEMRASILHHCSFVPVIDFERFSSWGRLQRATAYVLRFLHNSAKRQPKFTGQLSQAELRAAEEVILKLVQLECYPDEIAALSNKVPNEIDQEAIGKESSIYRLMPMLDNVGVLRERGRISAAKDVCYNVQHPVILPRNHRVTELLVHHFHQRYRHGNAETVVNELRQLYTIPRLRLVVKQVTRDCALCKVRRARPAIPPMAPLPLARVAHHERAFTYTGVDYFGPLLVKQGRSNVKRWIALFTCLTVRAVHLEVAYSLSTESCISCVRRFVGRRGSPAEFFSDNGTNFQGADRVLRHQISQGLSNTFTNANTKWNFIPPGAPHMGGAWERLVRSVKAAMGEAYSEGKLDDEGLQTLVVEAESMVNSRPLTYLPLDCEEAEALTPNHFLVLSSNGAKSCFDGDSATIRSQSGELVRREILGRSWELIQRQLDVFWKRWLVEYLPVIRRQSKWFDETRTLDVGDLVMVAEPAKRSGWERGRIIRTTRIQTADIDRLS, encoded by the coding sequence ATGGATAAGGACGGCCACGTGGATGGCTCTAGAGGAGACCACGTGCAAGAATCCAACTGTGCGGATTGCCAACGACCGGATAGCGCGGAGGACATGGTCCAATGTGACCAATGCGACGTGTGGAAACACTACACGTGTGCCGGGGTCAACGACAGCGTCGCTAGCCGATCGTTTGTGTGCGGCAACTGTACCGCCCGGCAGAGCGCGGTCGACCGAAGCACAGCTGACCAGAGTGCTATCGACTTGATATCGGTGCGCAGTGGATCTAGCCGCACTAGTACGACGTCAGCTTTCTCCATCTGCCTGAGCCAGCTGGTGGAGCGGCAGAAACTTGAGCGTGTACGTGTGGAATTGGAGCTGCAGCGACGTCACCTCGACGAGCAACAGCAGCTGATCGACAAGGTGGTGGACGGGGAGGAAACAGCAAGTCATCGCAGCGGTGGTCTACCGAGCGGTGCGAAGGGTGCCGCAAACAACGAGCTAGCGCCCCCTTCATCGAAGGCACTTCCAACACCACCCCCTCCTGGTGCTCCTCTTGCGTCAGCTGCTGGCCGATCAAAACAGTCGACCGTCGAAACGACTAATTCCACCGCACCACTTATGGTAACGATTCCCCTCTCCGCGCTAGATTCGAGCACTGTGGAATCgttgaaattgagaaaaaatccccTAGATGCCTTCAGGAACCGGGTTGAGCAGTGCGAGATTCGCGCCAATCCAACACCTGAACAGGAGGATTCATCGGTGGTGGTATCGATTCCCCTTTCGGCCCTAGATCCGAGGACGGTGGAATCCCTTAAAGCAAGGAAGGATCCGCAAACTGCCCTGCGGGAACTCAGGAACCGGGTTGAGCAATGCGAGCATCGCGCCAATCCAACACCTGAAGAGTTGGCAGATCTGCGGGCGCAAGTAGAGATATGCCGGACACTTTTGGAAGGTTTCCAGACAAGTGCGGAACCGAGCAAAGCTGCTCGACGACCGGAGACAAGCAATCTAAGACAAGCTAAGCTTCAGTACCTAACTCCAGCAGCAAATTCGACGCGCGTGGACAAGCAGACCGGCGCAATCCCGAAAGCGAGTCGGACGTTGCCGGTGGTCGTGGAGAACGAGTTGAATCTCTCACTAGCTGGAGCAGTGGGAGGAACCGACACTTCGAAGGACATCTGGCCCCTTAAGATGCCGGCAAGCCAAACCAGCTGCGCCCCGGTAAGTCAATCCATCGCAGCACTCGAAACGCGTCCGATTGATGCGGGACCCTCAGGTAAGCGTCAAGCCTTGAATAATTCTGTAAATACAAACGAATACTCCTCCAACAATTGCCCCACGACCAATAATCCAACTACCCGAGAGCAGCCGCGTTTTGACGCGCGCCCGGGAGAATCGCATTCGCTTCTCACAAACTCCCACGAGCAGCCGCGAGAATCTTTCGCGCGCTCGGGAGATGCGACTTTGTTCAGTAGCCAATTTGAACAAAATTCAACCCATCTACAAACGCGTAATCTAAACTCGCGTGCGGTTGATTCGTCTCTGCCCCCTCGTCATTTGTCAAACAGTCAAGCCATTCCTCATCCAGATCCAGTGCGTCCCACACAGCAGCAGCTAGCAGCAAGGCAGTCCCTGGCTAAGGAACTTCCGCGCTTCACCGGCGACCCAACTGAATGGCCGATCTTCATCTCCAACTACCGCTACACCACAGACGCCTGTGGTTACACGGACGGCGAAAACATGCTTCGTCTCCAGCGGAGTCTATCCGGGCCGGCATTGGAAACGGTGCGCAGTCGGTTGGTGCTTCCAGCAGCAGTGCCACAGGTGATCGAGACGCTTCGCTTGCGGTTTGGACGTCCGGAGTTGCTGATCAACGCGCTACTACGGAAGGTGCGCGAGATACCAGCTCCAAAGTCCGACAGGCTGGAAGGACTCATCGGCTTCGGTATGGCGGTGCAAGCGTTGTGTGACCACATCGAAGCTGCGAACGAACGCGCTCACCTTTCGAACCCGTCACTTCTCCAAGAGCTCGTCGCCAAGTTGCCTGCGGATCAACGGATGATGTGGGCGGGATACAAGCGAGGCTTCCAGGACGTCAATCTAAGGACCTTCGGAGATTACATGGCGGCGGTTGTACGAGACGCAACCAGCGTGACAACGTTCGAGCCGGAGCAGAAGCGCATCAATGCTCGTGATCGTCCGAAGCATAAGGGGTTCGTTAACTCCCATGCGACGGAGACAGCCGGAACACGAGATTCGTCGCATGATTCCAAGGAGACGCCGAAGCAGTTCAACTGTGCGCATTGCAACAAAAGCGGACACCGATTGCGAGATTGCAATGCGTTCACGCAGTTAAAGGTGGACGATCGCTGGCGACGGATTCGGGAACTGAAGCTATGCCAAAGCTGTCTCTTCAGCCATGGACGAAGAGCGTGCCGTATTCGGAAGGTTTGCGAGATTGACGGCTGCCAGTATAGCCACCATAAGCTACTTCACTCCTCGGCAGGACCTCCAAAGCCATCGGCTCCACAGATTCAGGTGGCGGAACACCATACACATCGTCAACCTACCTCTTCGACGTTGTTTCGGATCATCCCAGTGACCCTGCACGGAGTCAGCGGCTCGATCGACACCTTTGCCTTTCTTGACGAAGGGTCTGATATGACGTTGGTGGAAAACGACCTGGTTACGTCATTGGGTATCCAAGGTACCCCGCTCCCGCTATGCCTCCGATGGACTGGGAACACTTCGCGAACCGAAAAGGGATCGCAACAGGTCACAATCGAGATCGCAGGAATGGGACAGAAGAAGCGACATAAGCTGCTGAACGCGAGGACTGTGAACAACCTGGGACttccttcgcaaactttccgAATGGACGAAGCGGAAAGGATACACCAGCACCTGAAGGGCATTCCGGTCAGCAGCTACGAGAACGTGGTACCCAGGATCCTGATCGGTATCGACAACCTGCGCCTAGCGGTTCCGTTGAAGGTACGGGAAGGAGAGGGGACAGCACCGGTGGCGGTGAAGACTAGACTGGGCTGGTGCGTCTACGGTCCCCAAGGATGCAACAATCGCGAGTCCTACAGCTTCCATATTTGTGAATGTTCCTGTGACGATACACTGCACGAAGCAGTGAAAGAGTTCTTCGCCGTTGAAGCAGCTGGAGCAGGTCCGGTGGATATTCCACTGACACTGGAGGAAGAACGAGCGCTAACTACCCTGGAACAAACGACCCGGCGAGTTGGGAATCGATTCGAAACGGGCCTGATTTGGAAGCAAGACAATGTGGAATTCCCGGACAGCTACTCTATGGCCGTGCGACGACTAGAATGCCTAGAACGCCGAATGGACCGCAACCCGGAGCTGAAGGAAAATCTTCATCGGCAGGTCTCCGAGTATGAAGCGAAAGGCTATGCTCACAAAACCACAAAAGCGGAAATGAAAGCAGCCGATCCGCGGAGAGTGTGGTACCTTCCGGTTGGAGCAGTAATCAACCCCAAGAAACCGGGAAAGATTCGTGTCATTTGGGACGCCGCTGCTAAGGTAGACGGCGTATCGTTGAACAGTCAACTCCTCAAAGGTCCCGATCAGCTTTCCTCCCTTCCGGCGGTTCTTTTTCGCTTTCGCCAATACGGAGTGGCAGTCAGCTCGGATATCCAGGAGATGTTTCATCAAATCCGTATCCGAGAGGAAGACAAACATTCTCAGCGCTTCTTGTGGCGTGCCAAGCCGTCCGATGAACCTACTGTCTACCTGATGGACGTCGCCACGTTCGGGAGCACTTGTTCTCCAGCTTCGGCACAATTCGTTAAAAATCTAAACGCAGAACAACACCGCGAGCAGTATCCCGAGGCGGCGAGTGCGATCATCGATGACCACTACGTCGACGACTATTTGACGAGTTTCGGTTCCGAGGAAGAAGCAGCAAAGGTGGCACGCGATGTACGACACGTACACGGAAACGGTGGCTTCAAGCTGCACAACTGGCGATCGAACAGCAGTAGAGTACTGGAACAGCTGGACGAAGTGCAGTCCGAAGCAGACAAGGTGCTGAACTTAGTCGACGGTGGGAAGTCCGAGAGGGTGCTTGGAATGCTGTGGAGTCCATCAGCCGACGAGTTGAGTTTCTCCACCCAGCTTAGCGAAGAAGTGCAAACACTGATCCAGACCGGAACGCGACCGACAAAAAGGCAAGTGCTGCGTTGCGTCATGACACTGTTTGACCCTTTGGGGTTGCTGTCACCGTTCATCATCCACGGCAGAGTCCTGATCCAGGACCTTTGGCGAGAAGGCACGGAGTGGGACGAACAAATAAGCGATGACGTTAACAAGAAGTGGAAAAGATGGATACAGATGATCGGGTACATCGCGGAAATACGGATCCCTCGATGTTACTTCCACCAAGCCACCAGGGAGACCTACCAGAACTCGGAGTACCATGTGTTCGTCGACGCCAGCGGAGAGGCGTATTCCTGCGCAATTTATCTGCGCACAATCGACGATAGAGGAGAACCGCGCTGTTGCCTAGTCGCCGCCAAGTCGAAGGTTGCTCCGATAAAACCATGGTCGATTCCGAAGCTCGAGCTCCAAGGATGCGTTCTCGGTGTACGTTGGTCGAAATTCGTCAAGGAGAATCATAGTTTGCCCATTTCAAAGATGGTTTTCTGGTGCGACGCCACAGTACCACTGGGATGGATCAAAGCTGACCCCAGGAATTATCGACAGTTTGTATCCTTTAGAGTAGGCGAGATTCTGGAGCATACAACGGCAAACCAGTGGCGCTGGGTTCCGTCAAAGGATAATCCAGCTGATGAAGCTACCAAATGGGGTAGCGGACCGTACTTCGACCCAGAGAGCAAGTGGTTTCATGGACCAACCTTCCTTGGCCTGCCGGAAACCGAGTGGCCTCGCCCTAAACAGCGCGTGACCGCCCCTACCGAGGAAATGCGTGCATCGATCCTTCACCACTGTTCGTTCGTACCAGTCATCGACTTTGAGCGGTTCTCTTCCTGGGGCCGGCTACAACGAGCGACAGCATACGTACTTCGATTCCTGCATAATTCGGCTAAAAGGCAGCCGAAATTCACGGGACAGCTCTCGCAAGCAGAACTCCGGGCAGCGGAAGAAGTTATCCTCAAACTGGTGCAACTCGAATGCTACCCAGACGAGATCGCAGCACTGTCAAACAAAGTACCGAACGAAATCGATCAGGAGGCCATAGGGAAGGAGAGCTCAATCTACCGACTAATGCCGATGTTGGATAACGTCGGTGTACTGCGTGAGCGTGGACGAATCAGCGCTGCCAAAGATGTCTGCTACAACGTGCAGCATCCGGTCATCCTCCCACGAAACCACCGAGTCACAGAGCTTCTCGTGCACCATTTCCATCAGCGGTACCGCCACGGGAATGCAGAGACAGTAGTTAACGAGCTCCGCCAGCTGTATACCATCCCAAGACTTCGGCTGGTTGTCAAGCAAGTGACTCGCGACTGCGCTTTATGCAAGGTCCGTCGAGCCCGACCTGCAATCCCACCAATGGCACCTCTTCCACTTGCACGCGTAGCCCACCATGAACGAGCATTCACCTACACAGGGGTGGACTACTTCGGGCCGCTGCTGGTAAAGCAGGGCCGATCCAACGTAAAGCGGTGGATCGCGCTATTCACCTGTTTAACAGTACGTGCCGTCCACCTCGAGGTCGCCTATTCGCTGTCAACAGAATCCTGCATCTCCTGCGTTCGTCGGTTCGTGGGTCGCCGAGGTTCACCCGCCGAATTCTTCAGCGACAACGGAACGAACTTCCAAGGCGCCGATCGGGTACTGCGACACCAGATTAGCCAGGGACTGTCTAACACGTTCACGAACGCCAACACGAAGTGGAACTTCATCCCGCCAGGAGCGCCGCACATGGGCGGTGCATGGGAACGCTTGGTACGGTCCGTGAAGGCCGCAATGGGTGAGGCGTACTCCGAGGGAAAATTAGACGACGAGGGGCTGCAGACACTGGTCGTGGAGGCTGAAAGTATGGTAAATTCAAGGCCTCTGACGTATTTACCACTCGACTGTGAAGAAGCAGAGGCGCTCACACCCAACCATTTTTTGGTGCTGAGCTCAAATGGTGCAAAATCTTGCTTCGATGGGGATTCGGCTACAATCCGTAGCCAGTCCGGCGAACTGGTCCGTCGAGAAATCCTGGGGAGATCCTGGGAACTGATCCAACGTCAGCTGGACGTTTTCTGGAAACGCTGGTTGGTGGAATACCTGCCGGTAATTCGTCGGCAGTCGAAGTGGTTCGATGAAACCCGAACCCTAGATGTTGGAGACCTGGTAATGGTAGCGGAGCCGGCAAAGCGGAGCGGATGGGAGCGAGGACGAATCATCCGCACTACTCGAATCCAGACGGCCGACATCGACAGGCTGTCGTGA